From Haloterrigena salifodinae, the proteins below share one genomic window:
- a CDS encoding SRPBCC family protein, which yields VNLNEDPMPLAEQAGVMKDRLEALPLGEYEHATRIVSEVECNWKVFASNYSECDHCQANHQDWIKGISLNDSELEVNDYHWVLHYTHAQDVEDEMRIHDEHEAQFHYFWPNFTVNMYGTADGYGTYIIDPIDTDRFQLIADYYFRDSELSEEEREFVRTSRQLQEEDFELVERQWEGLRTGALAQAQLGPNEHTVHRFHQLAQEAYDS from the coding sequence GTGAATCTCAACGAGGATCCGATGCCGCTGGCCGAACAGGCCGGCGTGATGAAAGACCGCCTCGAGGCGCTGCCCCTCGGGGAGTACGAACATGCCACCCGAATCGTCTCGGAAGTCGAGTGCAACTGGAAGGTGTTCGCGAGTAACTACTCGGAGTGCGACCACTGCCAGGCTAACCATCAGGACTGGATCAAGGGCATCTCGCTCAACGATTCCGAACTCGAGGTCAACGACTACCACTGGGTGCTCCACTACACCCACGCCCAGGACGTCGAGGACGAGATGCGGATCCACGACGAGCACGAGGCCCAGTTCCACTACTTCTGGCCGAACTTCACGGTCAACATGTACGGCACCGCCGACGGCTACGGCACCTACATCATCGATCCGATCGACACCGACCGCTTCCAGCTCATCGCGGACTACTACTTCCGCGATAGCGAACTCTCCGAGGAAGAGCGCGAGTTCGTCCGGACGAGCCGCCAGCTCCAGGAAGAAGACTTTGAGCTGGTCGAACGCCAGTGGGAAGGCCTCAGAACGGGCGCGCTCGCTCAGGCCCAGCTGGGCCCCAACGAACACACTGTCCACCGCTTCCACCAGCTCGCCCAGGAAGCCTACGACTCGTGA
- a CDS encoding dicarboxylate/amino acid:cation symporter: MARLFRSAWRQYRSVPIVYRIGAAFVLGALVGLGVGQPATSLQPVGDLFVRLLEMIIVPIIIFTLLMATRELSPKNLGKVGGQVVLLYIATTAVAIAMGLGMSNLINPGAGMTVEQTDVQTEQTPSLVDQVFNIVPENPFAAIAEGNILAIIFFTLIFGLGMTMVRAEVEPDSAVRNGIDTIFDVVDAGAEVMFKIVWGIMEFGVLGVFALMAALFGEVGVQAISAYFTLSLTLALAIGLQISLVYLLLIIRGAVGASPVAFLRGIKEALITALSIRSSTATLPVTMSDADENLRVEERVYGFSLPLGATINMDGTSMYLGIVAVFAANMAGVSLTLVEQFTILLTALLASIGTAGVPSASLVMMTAVLTQVGLPLEVIGMIAGIDPLLDRLRTMNNIAGDLAVTTVVAKWNDAIDLSSGVWTETPVEFSEESVSVSDND, from the coding sequence ATGGCTAGATTATTTCGGTCGGCATGGCGACAATACCGATCAGTTCCGATCGTTTATCGAATCGGAGCAGCGTTCGTTCTCGGTGCTCTCGTTGGACTGGGAGTTGGTCAGCCGGCAACGTCACTGCAGCCGGTTGGTGATCTCTTTGTCCGATTACTCGAGATGATCATCGTTCCCATCATAATATTCACATTATTGATGGCGACGCGAGAACTCTCCCCGAAGAATTTGGGGAAGGTCGGCGGACAGGTCGTACTCCTGTATATCGCCACGACGGCTGTTGCTATCGCGATGGGACTCGGTATGAGCAATCTCATCAACCCCGGCGCAGGGATGACCGTAGAGCAGACTGACGTCCAGACCGAACAAACACCGTCGCTCGTGGATCAAGTATTCAATATTGTCCCTGAGAACCCGTTCGCTGCGATAGCCGAGGGGAACATTCTGGCGATCATATTCTTCACCCTCATCTTCGGTCTCGGGATGACAATGGTACGAGCAGAAGTCGAACCGGACTCAGCGGTCCGGAACGGCATTGACACCATCTTTGACGTAGTTGACGCCGGAGCAGAGGTCATGTTCAAAATCGTCTGGGGAATTATGGAATTCGGCGTCCTCGGTGTGTTCGCACTCATGGCAGCGTTGTTCGGGGAAGTTGGCGTACAAGCGATTAGTGCGTACTTCACTCTCTCCCTGACTCTCGCGCTTGCTATTGGCCTCCAGATTTCCCTCGTCTATCTGCTCCTGATCATCCGAGGAGCAGTCGGCGCTTCACCAGTGGCCTTCCTGCGTGGGATCAAGGAGGCGCTTATTACAGCACTCAGTATTCGATCGTCCACCGCAACGCTTCCCGTCACGATGTCGGATGCCGACGAGAACCTCCGTGTCGAAGAGCGCGTGTATGGCTTTTCACTCCCGTTAGGTGCGACGATCAATATGGACGGGACATCGATGTACCTCGGTATTGTCGCGGTCTTCGCCGCGAATATGGCCGGTGTCTCCCTTACACTGGTCGAACAGTTTACCATCCTGCTTACTGCACTCCTTGCAAGTATTGGCACCGCGGGCGTTCCCAGTGCCAGCCTCGTCATGATGACTGCGGTGTTGACGCAGGTAGGGCTACCACTCGAGGTCATTGGGATGATCGCGGGCATCGATCCACTACTCGACCGCCTTCGGACCATGAACAACATTGCTGGCGACCTCGCAGTGACCACGGTAGTCGCAAAGTGGAACGATGCGATCGATCTTTCGTCCGGCGTCTGGACCGAGACACCAGTCGAGTTCAGTGAAGAGTCTGTAAGCGTGTCAGACAACGACTGA
- the aceB gene encoding malate synthase AceB: MSTHTDRLHDREFVRTFFTTPTAVKGEDDSAKMLRRAAQLSGIEAPDVWVPDNEDATAPSMRDEGIENIIDVLSEDGDNVPGEVHPRVVWHRESPETRYQGFQQILELADPENDAVEHLDGVVIPEVGDIDDWKKADEFITIVENEHGLEEGSLAMSVIVESGEAELALGDLREEMGKPSNNLERLFLLVDGEVDYTKDMRAITPTGELPPWPELRHNTSRGASAAGLIAIDGPYDDIRDVEGYHERMTDNQAKGMLGIWSLTPGQVVEANKSPLPPKNGSWLLEVDDREIELEAEDGRYVYEGDAIELKEATDDQYRLSVGGDERELDGDELSQELLDLASYIPSLNDIVDSMEEFEAAKEAGKGAIAMERSATIVIDGVEVEISNDRMWDEATYQAAQTPITLFQDVYENRPDQHEDLEEMYGEDLVERAMVVG; the protein is encoded by the coding sequence ATGAGTACGCACACTGATCGCCTTCACGATCGGGAGTTCGTTCGGACGTTCTTTACGACCCCGACGGCCGTGAAAGGAGAAGACGATTCCGCCAAGATGCTGCGCCGTGCCGCCCAGCTTAGCGGCATCGAAGCGCCGGACGTCTGGGTGCCGGACAACGAGGACGCGACGGCCCCTTCGATGCGCGACGAGGGAATCGAGAACATCATCGACGTGTTGTCCGAAGACGGCGACAACGTCCCCGGCGAGGTCCACCCCCGCGTCGTCTGGCACCGCGAGAGCCCCGAGACCCGATACCAGGGCTTCCAGCAAATCCTCGAGCTCGCAGATCCCGAAAACGACGCCGTCGAACACCTCGACGGCGTCGTGATTCCGGAAGTCGGCGACATCGACGACTGGAAGAAGGCCGACGAGTTCATCACCATCGTCGAGAACGAGCACGGACTGGAGGAGGGGAGTCTGGCCATGTCGGTCATCGTCGAGAGCGGCGAGGCCGAACTGGCGCTCGGCGACCTCCGCGAGGAGATGGGCAAGCCCTCGAACAACTTAGAGCGGCTGTTCCTCCTCGTCGACGGCGAGGTCGACTACACCAAGGACATGCGCGCGATCACGCCGACTGGCGAACTGCCGCCGTGGCCGGAGCTGCGACACAACACCTCCCGCGGCGCGAGCGCGGCTGGACTGATCGCAATCGACGGCCCGTACGACGACATCCGCGATGTCGAGGGCTACCACGAGCGGATGACCGACAACCAGGCGAAGGGGATGCTCGGAATCTGGTCGCTGACCCCCGGTCAGGTCGTCGAGGCAAACAAGTCGCCGCTCCCGCCGAAGAACGGAAGCTGGCTTCTCGAGGTCGACGACCGCGAGATCGAACTCGAAGCGGAGGACGGTCGCTACGTTTACGAGGGCGACGCGATCGAACTCAAAGAAGCGACAGACGACCAGTACAGACTCAGCGTCGGCGGCGACGAGCGCGAACTCGACGGCGACGAACTCTCCCAGGAGCTTCTGGATCTGGCCTCCTACATCCCGAGTCTGAACGACATCGTCGACTCGATGGAGGAGTTCGAAGCGGCCAAGGAAGCCGGAAAGGGTGCGATCGCGATGGAGCGATCGGCGACCATCGTCATCGACGGCGTCGAGGTCGAGATCAGCAACGACCGAATGTGGGACGAGGCTACCTACCAGGCGGCCCAGACCCCGATCACGCTGTTCCAAGACGTCTACGAGAACCGGCCGGACCAACACGAGGACTTAGAGGAGATGTACGGCGAGGACCTCGTGGAGCGCGCGATGGTGGTCGGCTGA
- a CDS encoding IclR family transcriptional regulator — protein MTKRAKHPVRTTEKSLRIIAELNQLGEARVTTLANELEMGKSAVHNHLSTLEKHGYVVKDSETKTYRLSLKFLDIGGQIRSQRDVYKVAEPKVEELAEESGELVHLVVEEDGKGVYLCRSKGERAVELDTYIGCRHHMHSTAFGKAILSRLPADRVDAIIDQHGLPQVTPQTITSRGELFEELERTRERGFAVDDEERLEGLRCIAAPIKFDSDVIGAISVSGPTARIDDDWESNEFVSELQRTVNVIELNKYNV, from the coding sequence ATGACGAAACGGGCGAAACACCCGGTCCGGACGACCGAGAAGTCGCTGCGAATCATCGCGGAGCTCAACCAGTTGGGGGAAGCGCGAGTGACGACGCTTGCGAACGAACTCGAGATGGGGAAAAGCGCGGTCCACAACCACCTCAGCACGCTCGAGAAACACGGCTACGTCGTGAAGGATTCGGAGACCAAAACCTACCGGCTCAGCCTCAAGTTCCTCGATATCGGCGGGCAGATCCGGAGCCAGAGAGACGTCTACAAGGTCGCGGAGCCGAAGGTCGAGGAGTTGGCCGAAGAGTCGGGCGAACTCGTCCACCTCGTCGTCGAAGAGGACGGCAAGGGCGTCTACCTGTGCCGTTCGAAGGGCGAGCGCGCGGTCGAACTGGACACCTACATCGGCTGTCGACACCACATGCACAGCACGGCGTTCGGGAAGGCGATCCTCTCCCGGCTCCCGGCGGATCGCGTCGACGCGATTATCGACCAACACGGGCTCCCGCAGGTGACGCCCCAGACGATAACGTCGCGCGGAGAACTCTTCGAGGAACTCGAGCGGACGAGAGAGCGCGGGTTCGCGGTCGACGACGAGGAGCGACTCGAGGGGCTTCGCTGTATCGCCGCGCCGATCAAGTTCGATTCGGACGTCATCGGCGCGATCAGCGTGTCGGGGCCGACCGCCCGGATCGACGACGACTGGGAGTCGAACGAGTTCGTCAGTGAACTCCAGCGAACGGTGAACGTGATCGAACTCAACAAGTACAACGTCTGA
- a CDS encoding VOC family protein produces MEFIHLNINVADADETIEFYEQFGFEESWEFETPDGETKNRYIADENGIELQLSDTDGETEFEEGTAWDHLAIGVDDVDEVFAEIDHYGVVKEPGDQPEAGARTAFVYDPDGRKVELVESLD; encoded by the coding sequence ATGGAGTTCATCCATCTCAACATCAACGTCGCCGACGCCGACGAGACGATCGAGTTCTACGAACAGTTCGGGTTCGAGGAGAGCTGGGAGTTCGAAACCCCGGACGGCGAAACGAAAAACCGGTACATCGCGGACGAAAACGGGATCGAACTGCAGCTTTCCGATACCGACGGTGAGACGGAGTTCGAAGAGGGAACGGCCTGGGACCACCTCGCCATCGGCGTCGACGACGTCGACGAGGTGTTCGCGGAGATTGATCACTACGGCGTCGTCAAAGAACCGGGTGATCAGCCCGAGGCCGGTGCTCGAACGGCGTTCGTCTACGACCCGGACGGTCGGAAAGTCGAACTCGTCGAATCGTTAGACTGA
- a CDS encoding FAD-binding and (Fe-S)-binding domain-containing protein — translation MAVEKPQGDLSNYEEFRTTLDHDYSDVGEYAELADDLRSVIKGEVRFDEYAQVLYSTDGSIYQARPAGAVLPRDTEDVRNAVRVAAEHDVPIMARGAGSSLGGQTVGPGCVVLDMSTYMDDILEVDAEEKRARVQPGVVQDHLDDHLAQYGLKFAPDPASSNRATIGGGIGNNSTGAHSVRYGITDAYTEELNVVLADGSLIHTREVVLDSEEYEEIVSRDDREAEIYRTVRDLVEENADEIEARYPDLKRTVSGYNLDRVIYENEDGETVINLSKLFVGAESTLGVIVEAELSLVTLPEETALVLYCFDDLIDALEAVPEALEFDPSAVELMDSEVFRLARESEQFSRYEEPIPDGTEAALMLEYDSELHDDFEAAIGQTNAHFVDEGDAFEALEAYTEDEQADLWKLRKAAIPLLMSLEGDPKPYPFIEDATVPPEELAEYVEKFMDILDDHDTSAAYFAHAGSGTLHIRPILNLKEDEGVQAMQSISEDVTDLVVEHHGSFSGEHGDGLARTAFNPKMYGEDLWAAFQEVKSVFDPDWRMNPGKVVYTDENPTDMRENLRYGAGYTSIEPQTKLDFTDEGGFSQLVELCNGCGTCRQTDDVMCPTYRGMKDEIATTRGRANMLRSAISGEIDEEEMYSERFQEEVLDLCVGCKGCKSDCPTGVDLAKLKAETKHQYHEREGIGLRERLFGNIDTVSKLGSALAPLANAGKQLPGSRLVMEKVAGIAPERMLPSFERESLQEWFAERGPRVSPETAERKVVLFPDTYTNYNYTRPGKAAVRVLESAGVHVEIPEDVAPSGRAAFSVGMLDAAEERAQANIDLFSDYIENGYDIVTVEPSDAVVFQDEYGDLVSTLQAETVSQHAYGISEYMDTYRLLERLPLDETDETLAYHGHCHQKATGKDHHAVGVLRRAGYAVDPIDSTCCGMAGSFGYEAEHYDLSKAIGERLYEKLDESDGTPVAPGASCRSQIGDQETRDEKPPHPIEKVNDLLTGS, via the coding sequence ATGGCTGTTGAAAAGCCACAGGGCGATCTCAGCAACTACGAGGAGTTTCGAACTACGCTCGACCACGACTACAGCGACGTCGGTGAGTACGCCGAACTCGCGGACGATCTGCGATCGGTTATCAAGGGGGAAGTTCGGTTCGACGAGTACGCACAGGTACTGTACTCGACTGACGGGAGTATCTACCAGGCTCGTCCGGCCGGCGCCGTCCTCCCTCGGGATACGGAGGACGTGCGAAACGCCGTCCGCGTCGCAGCCGAGCACGACGTCCCGATCATGGCCCGCGGCGCCGGGTCCTCTCTCGGGGGACAGACGGTCGGTCCGGGCTGTGTCGTGCTCGATATGTCGACCTATATGGACGATATCCTCGAGGTCGACGCTGAGGAGAAACGGGCGCGCGTCCAACCGGGCGTCGTCCAGGACCACCTCGACGATCACCTTGCACAGTACGGCCTCAAGTTCGCGCCGGATCCCGCTTCATCGAACCGCGCGACGATCGGCGGCGGGATCGGGAACAACTCGACCGGCGCTCACTCCGTTCGCTACGGGATCACCGACGCCTACACCGAGGAGTTGAACGTCGTCCTCGCCGACGGCTCGTTGATCCATACCCGCGAGGTCGTCCTCGACTCCGAAGAGTACGAGGAAATCGTCTCGAGGGACGACCGCGAGGCAGAGATCTACCGGACCGTCCGCGACCTCGTCGAGGAGAACGCCGACGAGATCGAGGCCCGCTACCCGGACCTCAAGCGCACCGTCTCCGGCTACAACCTCGACAGGGTGATCTACGAGAACGAGGACGGAGAGACGGTCATCAACCTCTCGAAGCTCTTCGTCGGCGCGGAGTCCACCCTCGGCGTGATCGTCGAAGCGGAGCTCAGCCTCGTGACGCTCCCCGAGGAGACCGCGCTCGTGCTCTACTGTTTCGACGACCTGATCGACGCGCTCGAGGCGGTCCCCGAAGCCCTCGAGTTCGATCCCAGCGCGGTCGAACTGATGGACAGCGAGGTGTTCAGGCTCGCCCGGGAGTCCGAGCAGTTCTCCCGTTACGAGGAGCCGATCCCCGATGGGACGGAGGCGGCGCTGATGCTGGAGTACGACTCGGAACTCCACGACGACTTCGAGGCGGCGATCGGGCAGACGAACGCCCACTTCGTCGACGAGGGCGACGCCTTCGAAGCCCTCGAGGCCTACACCGAGGACGAGCAGGCGGACCTCTGGAAGCTTCGGAAGGCGGCCATTCCGCTGCTGATGAGCCTCGAGGGCGATCCAAAGCCGTACCCGTTTATCGAGGACGCGACGGTTCCGCCCGAGGAACTCGCCGAGTACGTCGAGAAGTTCATGGACATCCTCGACGACCACGATACCTCGGCGGCGTACTTCGCCCACGCGGGCAGCGGTACGCTCCACATCCGGCCCATCCTCAACCTGAAGGAGGACGAGGGCGTCCAGGCGATGCAGTCGATCTCCGAGGATGTGACGGACCTCGTCGTCGAACACCACGGCTCGTTCTCCGGCGAGCACGGCGACGGGCTTGCCCGTACCGCGTTCAATCCGAAGATGTACGGCGAGGATCTCTGGGCCGCGTTCCAGGAGGTCAAGTCGGTCTTCGATCCCGACTGGCGGATGAACCCCGGCAAGGTCGTCTACACCGACGAGAACCCGACCGACATGCGCGAGAACCTCCGGTACGGTGCGGGCTACACGTCGATCGAGCCCCAGACGAAACTGGACTTCACCGACGAGGGCGGGTTCTCGCAGCTTGTCGAACTCTGCAACGGCTGTGGGACCTGTCGGCAAACCGACGACGTGATGTGTCCGACCTATCGGGGGATGAAAGACGAAATCGCGACGACCCGCGGCCGGGCGAACATGCTCCGATCGGCGATCTCCGGCGAGATCGACGAGGAAGAGATGTACTCCGAGCGCTTCCAGGAGGAGGTGCTCGACCTCTGTGTCGGCTGCAAGGGCTGTAAGAGCGACTGCCCGACCGGGGTCGATCTAGCGAAACTCAAGGCCGAGACCAAACACCAGTACCACGAACGGGAGGGGATCGGGCTCCGCGAGCGGCTGTTCGGTAATATCGACACGGTCTCGAAGCTCGGGAGCGCGCTCGCGCCGCTGGCCAACGCCGGAAAACAGCTCCCGGGCAGTCGACTCGTGATGGAGAAGGTCGCCGGCATCGCGCCCGAGCGGATGCTGCCCTCCTTCGAGCGCGAGTCCCTCCAGGAGTGGTTCGCCGAGCGCGGCCCGCGGGTGAGCCCGGAAACCGCCGAACGCAAGGTGGTGCTCTTCCCCGACACCTACACGAACTACAACTACACCCGGCCCGGGAAAGCCGCCGTGCGCGTGCTCGAATCGGCCGGCGTCCACGTCGAGATCCCCGAGGACGTCGCGCCGAGCGGCCGTGCGGCGTTCTCGGTCGGCATGCTCGACGCCGCCGAGGAGCGCGCCCAGGCAAATATCGACCTCTTCTCCGACTATATTGAGAACGGGTACGACATCGTCACGGTCGAACCGTCCGACGCAGTGGTCTTTCAGGACGAATACGGCGATCTGGTGAGCACGCTGCAGGCCGAAACCGTCTCCCAACACGCCTACGGCATCAGCGAGTACATGGACACGTACCGGCTCCTCGAGCGGTTGCCCCTCGACGAGACCGACGAGACGCTCGCGTACCACGGCCACTGCCACCAGAAGGCCACCGGCAAGGACCACCACGCGGTCGGCGTCCTCCGGCGGGCCGGCTACGCGGTCGATCCGATCGACTCCACCTGCTGTGGAATGGCTGGCTCGTTCGGCTACGAGGCCGAACACTACGACCTCTCGAAGGCCATCGGCGAGCGGCTCTACGAGAAACTCGACGAGAGCGACGGGACGCCGGTCGCACCCGGCGCGTCCTGCCGGAGTCAGATCGGCGACCAAGAAACGCGAGACGAGAAGCCGCCGCACCCGATCGAGAAGGTGAACGACCTGCTCACGGGATCGTAG
- a CDS encoding LUD domain-containing protein has protein sequence MSDADSRRSKAAHIRRLLETEGDAVEENTIGFNQGRYESVADLEDYEELKSEARAIKEDAIERLPELIDELTATVEENGGTVYLADDAADANRYIREFAGEKDADRLVKSKSMTTEELEVNEALEADGVDVVETDLGEWVLQVADEAPSHIVAPAIHRSEADIARLFNERFDPEEPLETAAELTAFARERLGGLIREADVGMTGANFITADSGTIALVTSEGNARKSAVVPDTHVAVAGVEKIVPSVEDLAPFIELIGRSGTGQDITSYISLLTPPVESPVVDVDEPDVAFADRDDDREFHLVLIDNGRMAMREDDQLRETLYCIRCSACANSCANFQSVGGHAFGGETYSGGIATGWEAGVHGYDSAAEFNDFCTGCSRCVNQCPVEIDIPWINTVVRDRLNRGGDEGQFEFLVEGLTPDEEPGGIDLQKRLFGNYETLAKLGSATAPVSNWLASAGPARTVLERVAGVDSRRELPEFERETLRDWYESRGPRVDAADADREAVLYPDTYTNHVDVDRGKAAVRVLEALDVRVRIPEVPESGRAPLSQGMIDTADERASRVYAALAEHIDAGRDVVVVEPSDLAMFRREYEKLLPEASFERLRDGSYEALEYIYGLLENGADADALGGADAEIAYHSHCQQRTLGLEPYTTTVLEKAGYDVLESDVECCGMAGSFGYKTEYYELSIDVGDRLREQFTAPEARDRIVAASGTSCEDQLGSLLERDAVHPVELLDPRQRIGR, from the coding sequence ATGAGTGACGCCGACAGCCGCCGTTCGAAGGCGGCCCACATCCGCCGCCTGCTCGAGACGGAGGGCGACGCGGTCGAGGAGAACACTATCGGGTTCAATCAGGGACGGTACGAGTCGGTGGCCGACCTCGAGGATTACGAGGAGCTCAAGTCCGAGGCGCGGGCGATCAAGGAGGACGCCATCGAGCGGCTGCCGGAGCTGATCGACGAACTGACCGCGACCGTCGAGGAAAACGGCGGGACCGTCTACCTCGCCGACGATGCCGCCGACGCCAACCGCTACATTCGGGAGTTCGCAGGCGAGAAGGACGCCGACCGGCTCGTCAAATCGAAGTCGATGACCACGGAGGAGCTCGAGGTCAACGAGGCCCTCGAAGCCGACGGCGTCGACGTCGTCGAGACCGACCTCGGCGAGTGGGTGTTACAGGTGGCCGACGAGGCGCCGTCGCACATCGTCGCGCCCGCGATCCACCGGTCCGAGGCGGACATCGCCCGGCTGTTCAACGAGCGGTTCGACCCGGAGGAGCCCCTCGAGACCGCCGCGGAGCTGACCGCGTTCGCCCGCGAGCGGCTGGGCGGGCTCATCCGCGAGGCGGACGTCGGGATGACTGGTGCGAACTTCATCACCGCCGACTCGGGGACGATCGCGCTCGTCACGAGCGAGGGCAATGCCCGCAAGTCGGCCGTCGTTCCGGACACCCACGTCGCGGTGGCGGGCGTCGAGAAGATCGTCCCGAGCGTCGAGGATCTGGCCCCCTTCATCGAACTGATCGGGCGCTCGGGAACCGGTCAGGATATCACCTCCTACATCTCGCTGCTGACGCCGCCGGTCGAGTCGCCGGTCGTCGACGTCGACGAGCCCGACGTCGCGTTCGCCGACCGCGACGACGACCGCGAGTTCCACCTCGTGTTGATTGACAACGGTCGCATGGCCATGCGCGAGGACGACCAGCTGCGGGAGACGCTGTACTGCATCCGGTGTTCGGCCTGCGCCAACTCCTGTGCGAACTTCCAGTCCGTCGGCGGCCACGCATTCGGCGGCGAAACCTACTCCGGGGGAATCGCGACCGGCTGGGAGGCCGGCGTCCACGGCTACGACAGCGCCGCCGAGTTCAACGACTTCTGTACGGGCTGTTCGCGCTGCGTCAACCAGTGCCCGGTGGAGATCGACATCCCGTGGATCAACACCGTCGTCCGCGACCGGCTCAACCGCGGGGGCGACGAGGGACAGTTCGAGTTCCTCGTCGAGGGACTCACCCCCGACGAGGAGCCGGGCGGGATCGACCTGCAGAAGCGACTGTTCGGCAACTACGAGACGCTCGCGAAGCTCGGGAGCGCGACCGCACCCGTCTCCAACTGGCTCGCTTCCGCCGGACCGGCACGGACGGTCCTCGAGCGAGTCGCCGGCGTCGACAGCCGACGCGAGCTACCGGAATTCGAGCGCGAAACGCTTCGGGACTGGTACGAGAGTCGCGGGCCGCGGGTCGACGCGGCCGATGCTGATCGGGAGGCCGTCCTCTATCCCGACACCTACACGAACCACGTCGACGTCGACCGCGGCAAGGCGGCGGTCCGGGTCCTCGAGGCGCTCGACGTTCGCGTTCGGATCCCTGAGGTACCCGAGAGCGGCCGCGCACCGCTCTCGCAGGGGATGATCGACACCGCGGACGAGCGCGCCAGCCGGGTCTACGCCGCCCTCGCCGAACACATCGACGCAGGCCGAGACGTGGTCGTCGTCGAGCCGTCGGACCTCGCGATGTTCCGCCGGGAGTACGAGAAGCTGCTGCCCGAAGCGTCGTTCGAACGGCTGCGCGATGGCAGCTACGAGGCCCTCGAGTACATCTACGGACTGCTCGAGAACGGCGCCGACGCCGACGCGCTCGGCGGCGCCGACGCCGAAATCGCCTACCACTCCCACTGCCAGCAGCGGACCCTCGGCCTCGAGCCGTACACGACGACGGTCCTCGAGAAAGCGGGTTACGATGTCCTCGAGAGCGACGTCGAGTGCTGCGGGATGGCCGGCAGCTTCGGCTACAAGACGGAGTACTACGAGCTGAGCATCGACGTCGGCGACCGCCTTCGCGAGCAGTTCACGGCCCCCGAGGCGCGGGATCGAATCGTCGCCGCGAGCGGCACCTCCTGTGAGGACCAGCTCGGCTCGCTGCTCGAGCGCGACGCCGTCCACCCAGTGGAGCTACTCGATCCGCGGCAGCGAATCGGCCGCTGA
- a CDS encoding LutC/YkgG family protein, whose protein sequence is MTVDVQTTRERFEESLAELEVPVTRTEPTALESVLEEIVREPVIGTPLEFEVVSLPDWIDDAPTPATLEAATTSVTSASLGIADYGSVVLPARTDGSEQVSLFPELHVPILRKSDLVPDMPTAIDRLGPVLRDGGSAILATGPSATADMGALVRGAHGPKAVHVVLLEDGETNE, encoded by the coding sequence ATGACAGTCGACGTACAGACGACCCGGGAACGGTTCGAGGAGTCGCTCGCCGAGCTCGAGGTGCCGGTGACCCGAACGGAGCCGACGGCCCTCGAGTCCGTGCTCGAGGAGATCGTTCGCGAGCCGGTAATCGGAACGCCCCTCGAGTTCGAGGTGGTCTCGCTGCCCGACTGGATCGACGACGCGCCGACGCCGGCGACGCTCGAGGCGGCGACGACGAGCGTCACGTCGGCCTCGCTGGGCATCGCCGACTACGGGAGCGTCGTCCTACCCGCGCGGACGGACGGAAGCGAACAGGTCAGTCTCTTCCCGGAACTGCACGTGCCGATCCTCCGGAAGTCGGACCTCGTTCCGGACATGCCAACGGCGATCGATCGCCTCGGGCCCGTGCTTCGAGACGGGGGCAGCGCGATCCTCGCGACGGGGCCCAGCGCGACGGCCGACATGGGAGCGCTCGTCCGCGGCGCGCACGGCCCGAAAGCGGTCCACGTCGTCCTGCTCGAGGACGGTGAGACCAATGAGTGA